Proteins from one Impatiens glandulifera chromosome 2, dImpGla2.1, whole genome shotgun sequence genomic window:
- the LOC124925475 gene encoding 7-deoxyloganetin glucosyltransferase-like produces MSLNEVKNRPKKAPHAVVIPYPAQGHIKGMLKMAKLLHHKGFHVTFVNTEFNHRRYLKSRGPRAMDGVPSFRFETIPDGLSPSNVDATQDLLALSQAIRTVFLPPFMDLIRRINRDGLCPPVTCILSDGIMPFAIDAAEQLGIPVVMPFAIVTNLINESELTEEYLNTKVDWLPGFDNLLIRDLPAFFQTTDPNHPIFHLAMEAAEAVPRASALGIETYESLEPKILNHLSAKFPKVFAVGPLQLLLNRISSTSNSPYLDSVGYNMWVEAPECLKWLDSMCDKTVVFVNFGSITPVTPQQFIEFAWGLANSKQHFLWIIRPDMVIGESSVLPPEFLEETKGRSMIAGWCDQDEVLNHPAVGGFLTHSGWNSTIESLSAGVPMICWPFFADQQTNCRHACEEWKVALQIDNNVKRFEVEKLVNDLMEGEKGKEMRSNASVWKKLAEAATTEDGSSSINLDKLISVLLSHV; encoded by the exons atgagTTTAAATGAAGTGAAAAACAGGCCTAAGAAAGCTCCTCATGCAGTGGTGATACCATACCCAGCTCAAGGCCATATTAAGGGTATGTTAAAGATGGCCAAGCTCCTACACCACAAGGGCTTCCACGTCACCTTCGTCAACACCGAGTTCAACCACCGCCGCTATCTCAAGTCCCGAGGCCCCCGCGCCATGGACGGAGTCCCCAGTTTCCGGTTCGAGACCATTCCAGATGGACTCTCGCCTTCTAATGTGGACGCCACTCAGGATTTGCTGGCACTCAGCCAGGCCATTCGAACGGTTTTCCTTCCTCCGTTCATGGATCTCATCCGAAGGATCAACCGAGACGGATTGTGCCCTCCGGTAACGTGTATACTCTCCGACGGGATCATGCCGTTCGCTATTGATGCGGCGGAGCAACTAGGGATCCCGGTGGTGATGCCGTTCGCTAttgttacaaatttaatta ACGAGAGTGAGCTGACTGAGGAGTATTTAAACACTAAAGTGGATTGGTTACCCGGATTCGACAACCTTCTAATCCGTGACCTACCCGCCTTCTTCCAAACAACCGATCCGAACCACCCAATCTTTCACTTAGCCATGGAAGCAGCCGAAGCAGTCCCCCGAGCATCCGCGCTGGGCATTGAAACCTACGAATCCCTCGAGCCTAAAATTCTCAATCACCTCTCCGCCAAATTCCCAAAGGTTTTCGCCGTGGGTCCTCTCCAATTACTCCTCAACCGAATCTCGTCCACTTCAAACTCGCCTTATCTAGACTCGGTCGG GTATAACATGTGGGTGGAGGCGCCAGAATGCCTAAAGTGGCTGGATTCCATGTGTGACAAAACGGTGGTATTTGTGAACTTCGGTAGCATCACTCCCGTGACTCCGCAACAATTTATTGAATTCGCGTGGGGTTTGGCCAACAGCAAGCAGCATTTCCTGTGGATCATCAGGCCCGATATGGTTATAGGGGAATCCTCTGTTCTTCCTCCGGAGTTCTTAGAAGAGACGAAAGGGAGATCTATGATCGCAGGCTGGTGCGATCAGGATGAGGTTCTAAACCACCCGGCAGTGGGAGGATTCTTAACACACAGTGGGTGGAATTCGACCATTGAGAGCTTGTCAGCCGGTGTGCCGATGATTTGCTGGCCTTTCTTTGCGGACCAACAGACAAATTGTAGACATGCTTGTGAGGAATGGAAGGTGGCTCTACAGATTGATAATAATGTGAAGAGATTTGAAGTAGAGAAGCTTGTGAATGATTTAATGGAGGGGGAGAAAGGGAAGGAGATGAGAAGTAATGCTTCGGTGTGGAAGAAGCTGGCAGAGGCAGCCACAACTGAAGATGGGTCATCATCCATTAATCTCGACAAGCTCATAAGTGTCTTACTGTCCCATGTCTAg